From the genome of Agromyces intestinalis:
CCGGCCATCGAGGGTCGCAACCCGCGCAACGAGGACGAGATCATCGAGCGTCACCCCGACGCCAACGACCCGTTCGCGGCGCTCGCGTTCAAGGTCGCCGTGCACCCGTTCTTCGGTCGCCTCACCTACGTGCGCGTGTACTCGGGCCACCTCGACTCGGGTGCCCAGATCGTCAACTCGACGAAGGGCAAGAAGGAGCGCATCGGGAAGATCTTCCAGATGCACGCCAACAAGGAGAACCCGGTCGACTCGGTGACGGCGGGCAACATCTACGCCGTCATCGGCCTGAAGGACACGACCACGGGCGACACGCTGTGCGACCCCGACAACCAGGTCGTGCTCGAGTCGATGACCTTCCCCGAGCCGGTCATCGAGGTCGCCATCGAGCCGAAGACCAAGGCCGACCAAGAGAAGCTGGGCACCGCGATCCAGAAGCTCGCCGAGGAAGACCCGACGTTCCGCACCGAGCTCAACCCCGAGACCGGCCAGACGGTCATCAAGGGCATGGGCGAACTGCACCTCGACATCCTCGTCGACCGCATGAAGCGGGAGTTCAAGGTCGAGGCGAACGTCGGCAAGCCCCAGGTCGCGTACCGCGAGACCATCAAGAAGACGGTCGAGCGCCACGACTACACCCACAAGAAGCAGACGGGTGGTTCGGGCCAGTTCGCGAAGATCCAGTTCAAGCTGGAGCCGCTCGAGGTCGAGGGCGACAAGAACTACGAGTTCGTCAACGCCGTCACCGGTGGCCGCGTCCCGCGCGAGTACATCCCGTCGGTCGACGCCGGCTTCCAGGACGCCATGCAGTACGGCATCCTCGCGGGCTACCCGATGGTCGGCGTCAAGGCGACCCTCACGGACGGTGCGGCGCACGACGTCGACTCGTCCGAGATGGCGTTCAAGATCGCCGGCTCGATGGGCTTCAAGGAGGCCGCTCGCAAGGCCGGCCCCGTTCTGCTCGAACCGCTGATGAGCGTCGAGGTCCGTACTCCCGAGGAGTACATGGGCGACGTCATCGGCGACCTGAACTCGCGCCGCGGCCAGATCCAGTCCATGGAGGACGCCGCCGGTGTGAAGGTCGTGCGTGCGCACGTCCCGCTCTCGGAGATGTTCGGATACATCGGCGACCTGCGGTCGAAGACCTCGGGCCGCGCCGTGTACTCGATGGAGTTCGAGAGCTATGCGGAGGTCCCGAAGGCTGTGGCCGACGAGATCGTCCAGAAGAACAAGGGCGAGTGAGTTCCTTCAGGGAATTCTGCCTGGGAGCGCAGCCCGACCGGGTCGCGTAACATATAACACACACCCCGTAGCCCACCGAGCGCAATCCGGCGCCCGGCGAGGTTGCATGTAGTCCTGAGGAGGACCCACAGTGGCTAAGGCCAAGTTCGAGCGGACCAAGCCGCACGTCAACATCGGAACGATCGGTCACGTCGACCACGGCAAGACCACGCTCACCGCGGCGATCTCCAAGGTCCTGGCCGACAAGTACCCGTCGGCGACCAACGTGCAGCGCGACTTCGCGTCGATCGACTCGGCTCCCGAGGAGCGCCAGCGCGGCATCACGATCAACATCTCGCACGTCGAGTACGAGACGCCGAAGCGCCACTACGCGCACGTCGACGCCCCGGGTCACGCCGACTACATCAAGAACATGATCACCGGTGCGGCTCAGATGGACGGCGCGATCCTCGTGGTCGCGGCGACCGACGGCCCGATGGCCCAGACGCGTGAGCACGTGCTGCTCGCCAAGCAGGTCGGCGTGCCCTACCTGCTGGTCGCGCTGAACAAGGCCGACATGGTCGACGACGAGGAGATCCTCGAGCTCGTCGAGCTCGAGGTCCGCGAGCTGCTCTCGTCGCAGGGCTTCCCCGGCGACGACGCTCCGGTCGTTCGCGTTTCGGGCCTCAAGGCGCTCGAGGGTGACGAGAAGTGGACCCAGTCGGTCCTCGACCTCATGGAGGCCGTCGACGAGTCCATCCCCGACCCGGTGCGCGACAAGGACAAGCCGTTCCTCATGCCCATCGAGGACGTCTTCACCATCACCGGTCGTGGCACGGTCGTCACGGGTCGCGCCGAGCGCGGCACGCTGAAGATCAACTCCGAGGTCGAGATCGTCGGCATCCGCCCGACGCAGAAGACCACGGTCACGGGTATCGAGATGTTCCACAAGCAGCTCGACGAGGCGTGGGCCGGCGAGAACTGCGGCCTCCTCCTGCGCGGCACCAAGCGTGAGGACGTCGAGCGCGGCCAGGTCGTCGTGGCCCCGGGCTCGATCACCCCGCACACCGTGTTCGAGGGCACCGCGTACATCCTCTCGAAGGACGAGGGCGGCCGCCACAACCCGTTCTACGCGAACTACCGTCCGCAGTTCTACTTCCGCACCACGGACGTCACCGGCGTCATCACGCTGCCCGAGGGCACCGAGATGGTCATGCCCGGCGACACCACCGACATGACGGTCGAGCTGATCCAGCCGATCGCTATGGAGGAGGGCCTCGGCTACGCCATCCGTGAGGGTGGTCGCACGGTCGGTGCCGGTACGGTCACCAAGATCGTCAAGTAGGTTCGCCTACACCGATCCTGAGAGGGGTCGGGCCTTCGGGCCCGGCCCCTCTCGTCGTACCCGGATCAGGTGGCGAGCCTCCGTTCCGTGACATTGCCGCACGGGATCGGTAAAGTCGAACGCGACGTCGAACTGGGGGGTATCGATGCTTGCACGACAGCGGACGTGCTCGGATGACTCGAAGCAACGCTCGCCGGGAGGCTCGACGTCGACCCGCGTGACGGCCGTCGGAGTCCTCGCGCTCGCGCTCCTGGTCGCGCCGACCACCGCGGCCAGCGCGGCCGACGGCACCGATCACGACGGTGCGCCGGCTGCGACGCAGGCGCTGGCGGAGCCGGGAGGTGCCGCCGATCCGGCAGAAGAGCCGGCACCCGAGGCATCTGAAGAGCCCGCGCCCGAGGTATCCGATGCACCGGTGCCCGAGGCATCCGACGATCCCGTGCCCGAGGAATCCGATGATCCCGTGCCCGAGGAATCCGATGATCCGGTGCCCGAGGCATCCGCACCTCCTGTCGCGTTCCAACCGCCGATCGCGGCGGAGACGGCCGAGCCGGTCGCACCTGCCGAGCCCATCGCCGCGTCGGCGGCTCCCGCTGCGGTTGTTGCGGCGGCGATCGCCCCGGAGGCGCTCGTCGGCTTCGACGACGCCGTGCTGGCCGATTCGCTCGCGATCGCATGGTACGGCGAGACCGACCCGGGGACGCGCGTCACGTTCCTGACCGCGCTCGCACAGGCGCCCGCCGGTTCCACCATCCACATCGACAACACGCCGGGCACCGCGTTCCGCTTCACGACGGCGGCGTTCGCCCGCTCCCAGCCGGTGACGATCGATGCCGCGCAGCAGACGCAGCTCTTCTTCGCGCGGTTGAACTTCACCGGTGACGCGCTGACGTTCACGCCGAACATCGTCCTCACCCCGACCGCCAACAGCCAGATCACGGTGAACGTGACATCGACCAGCCCGCCGACGATCACCGGGCTGCAGGTCGCCAACGACCCGGTGACGCCGCGCACGGGCGGAACCGCCGTGAACCTCAACGCGACCGTCGGTGCGACGGTCGCCGGGCTCACGACGCTCGGGATCGCCACGGGCGCGAACCTCGCAACCTCGAGCGGCGCGAACGTCACCGGCGCATCGATCACGGGCGCGACGAACGGCATCATCACCACGGCGGCGAACGCGAGCCCCGGGGCGCAGGTCGCCGGTGCCGTGATCGAGGCAGCGACGCTCGGGATCTCGCTCGGTGCGACGACTGGGGCGTCGATCATCGGCACGACGATCACCGGTGCGGTGAACGGCATCACTCTGCTGAACTCGAGCGGAGCGACGATCGCCGACACCACGCTCACCGGGGTCACGAACGGTGTCGTCACGACGGCGACGAACGCCGGTCAGGGTGCGCAGGTGAGCGGGGTCGTGATCGAGGCGGCGACGCTCGGCATCTCGCTCGGCGCGACGACGGGGGCGTCGATCTCCGACGTGGAGATCACCCGCCTCGGCGACCCGACGACCAACGCCGGGATCCTCGGCATCAACGTGGCCAATGCGAGCGCCGTCACCATCGTGGGCGCGACCGTGCAGGGCTTCCGCAGCGCGGTGCTGGTCGCGGCAGCGAACAACGCCGCACCCCTCGTGATCACCGGCAGCGAGTTCGACGGATTCGTCACCGGGATCAGCATCGGATCGACCGTGGACGCGGTCGTCACCGACGTCACCGTGCGGGGTCGGACGAATGCCGCCGGGGCGATCACGACGATCGCCGTCGAGATCTCGACCAACGCATCGCCGACGGGGTCGGCGACCGTGACCGGGCTCCGGGCCGAAGGGGTGCGCAGCGGTGTGGTCGTTCCCGTCGCCAACACGTCGGCCGGCATTCGTGTTGAGGACAGCGAGGTCACGATCGCGCCCGGCACCTCGGGGTTCGGGGTCAACCTCGGCGGTGCGTCCCAACCGGTCGTGCAGGACGTGACCGTCACCGGCCCGGGAACGGCGCCCACGAACACCGGCATCACGACGGCGCGCTCGAACGGTGCGACCATCGACCGCGTCGTCGTCGACGCGCTCACCAACGGCATCTTCTCGACGCGGGTCGCAGGGTTCCCCGCGGACCGACTGGCCGGCCCCACGATCACGAATGCGACGATCACCGACGTCGTGGTCGGCGTGTACTTCGGCCAGACCGACGGCGCGGTGCTCCGCGACAGCGTCATCACGGGGAGCGGCGACGGGGTGTTCGGCCACGAGAACGAGAACGTCACCGTCGAGCGGGTCTCCTATACGAGCACGGGCGGCTCCCAGACGGTCTGCCCCTCGGGCCAGAACAGCGTCGTGCGGTTCTATTACACGAACGGGCTGGCGGTGAGCGAGGTGGCCGGTGCAGGCGCGAGTCAGGGGCTCTACCTCGACATGACCACCCGCGTCGTGGCCGAACACCTCGAGTTCTCGGGGATGACCTGCTGGGCGCTCGCCTACGCGGAGGGCGCGACCGGGGTCGTGATCCGCGACGCGTTCGTGCACGACAATCTGGGCGGCATCGCGAACTTCACGATGAACCCCACGGCGACGCCTCCCGACCAGCGGATCGTGAGCAGCGACATCCTGATCGAGGACAGCACGTTCGCCACCACTCCGGTGGGGATCCACCTGCCGCTCGGCGCGTTCGACGTCACGTTCCGGAACAACTCCGTGAGCGGCGCAACGAGTCACGTCATCACCGCGCAGCCGGCGCACGACGTGACCGTCGAGGGCAATCGCATCGACTTCACGGCGCCCGGCGCCGACCCTGCCGTCCCGCCGGCAACGCCGCAGGCGGCGATCTTCGTGACGACGACCTGGTTCAACCTCGACACGCAGTCGGCGTCGAGCTCGGGCATCAGCGTGGTCGACAACGTGTTCACGGGGGACGGGCCGTTCGTCGGTGTCGGGTCGGTGAGCACCGTCGATCTCGGCACCCCGCTGGCGCCGCCGAATCCGAGCGCCGAGCGCACGCTGCGCGACACCGTCGAGGTCTCGGGCAACGCCTTCCCGACCGACTCCACCGCGATCGTGACGGTCGCCAACGCCGAGCAGGGCGAAGACGCCGACGCGACGAACGAGCTGATCGACGGCGTCGTGGCTGTCGATGCCCGGGATGCCAACGACTGGGGTTCCGAGTGCGGGCCGCGCGAGACGCTGACCGGGTACGACGGCGGCGGGGCGTACATCCACCCGGTGGCTGCGACGCAGGTGCTGTACCCCCAGCTGTGCGACGGGGAGCCCGCCATCGAGGTGAGCGGCATCCCGCACTGCACGCCGACCGGCGGATACTTCGACTACCGCATCCTGTTGACCGGCTACATCCAGGCGCCCGCCGGGCCGATCGCCCTGATCTGGTGGAGCGACGAGACCTACCTCGCGCGCGACACCACGATCGACCCGGCCGACACCGAGGCGCTGCTGGCCGACGGTGCGTTCGGTGTCGATGACGTGGCGGTGCCGTCCGACTGGGCGCCGGGACAGGAGATCACCGGCACCGTCGGCATCCCGATGTACTTCCACGACCACCTCGACGTGCTGCCGACGGTCGAGGCGCGCATCAATCCATCCGATGCGTTCCGGTTCCCGCAGCCCGACCTCGCCTCCGAGCCCTGCGCGGCGCCGACCAACGGCGGGACGGTCCCGGGCGGCACAGGCGTCCCGGGCGGCGCAGGCGTCGCAGGCAGCACAGGCGTCGCCGCCACCGGGGTGGAGACGGGTGGTGCGACTTGGCTCGCTCTGGCGGTGCTTGGAGCCGGAACCCTGCTCCTCAGCGGGCATCGACGGACGAGTCGGCGGCGGACCCGTCCAATCTCGAGGCCTTGATGTGCTGACAGATCCTCAAGTGGCGGGCTAGTCTTCGGAAGATGGTGTCGTTCGGGGGGAGCGGCGAGTGACAGGAACGCAGATCCGGAGGGCACGGGTCGGCCTGCGCTCGCGCGGCCGCGCCCGATCACTGGTCCTGGTGACCGTTCTCGCGCTGATCGGCGGGTTCGCGGTCGTCGGGTCGGTCGCGGGCGATCCGGCGGCACCGCCTGCCGCCGCGGACCCGCCTGACCCGGTGAGCGACCCGCCGGTGCTCGATCCTCCGGTCCTCTTCGGACCGAACGACGCGACCCTGCGCGTCTTCGTAGGCTCCGACCGGCTCGCGAACGGCACCGGTGAATCGCCGCTGGCCGGGGTCACCCTGGCGCTCTCGAACACCCAGGGCGGGCCGCTGATCGCTCAGCCATGGGCGACGTGCGAATCGAATAGCGCGGGTGTGTGCACCTTCACGGTGCCGATCGGTCCCGGCGGTGTCGCCGAGTACACCTCCCTGTGGGTGCGGCAGACGGGATCACCGGCCGGCTACTTCGCGAACCCCTCGTTCGGCACCGGCACCACCGGCGCGACGCAGACCGACTACACGTTCCCGACGCCGAGGCTGCGCGCTGGGGCGACGTACGACAGCGGCAGCGCCTACACCGGCCGGACGCCCGGCGGTGATCAGCCGGATGCCGCCTTCATGACCCTGACGACCGAGGCCACGTCCTCGATCGCGCGCTCCTCGGGCGGAGTCTGGCAGGTGTCGCGCACGAACCCAGCGCCCCTGGCCAAATGCGGTGTGAACATCGCCGTGGTCATCGACCTCTCGGCATCGGTCAATCCGTCGCTTCCCGAGCTGAAGAGCGCCGCGACCCAGACCGTGCAGGCGCTGGTCGGCACGCCCTCATCCGTGGCGTTGTTCACCTTCGGGACCAACGCGCCCCGCCAGGCGGGCGAGAACATGCCGCTGACGCCCGTGTCCACCCAGGCGGGCGCGAACACGGTGATCGCGAAGATCAACGGGTACCCCGCCCTCACCAACCAGGCGACGAACTGGGACCGCGGGCTCGCCCAGGTCGGCAACGGATTCGACATCGTCATCGTGCTCACCGACGGGAACCCGACCAGATCCGAACCCGGTGCGGTCGGCCCCGGCAGCACGACGCGCTTCAAGGAGATCGAGAACGGCATCTTCTCGGCCAACCGCATCAAGGCGGGCACGAACTCGACCGGCACGGTGGGTCAGCGCATCATCGCCGTCGGTGTCGGCGATGCGCTCGCCTCCGCGAACGCCCGGCGCAACCTGGCCTCGATCTCGGGCCCGACGCCGTATCCGACGACCGGATTCGACTACATCGCCACGCCCGACTACGGCACGGCGGGTCAGATCATGCGCGCGCTCGCGCGCGCGGAATGCCCGGGATCGGTGAGCATCATCAAGCGGGTCGTGAGGCCGGGCGGTACGATCGCGGACGCGCCGACCGCGGGCGGATGGACCTTCGACGCCTCGGCCGTCGGCGGCACGCTCAACCAGCCGAGCGCGATCACCGATGGCGAGACGGGCGGCGTGAACTTCGCGATCGACTACGCCGAGGGCGTCGACGTCGCACGGTTCACCGCGGCCGAGCGGATCGGCGACAAACCCGGTTACTCGCTCATCCCGGTGGGCGGGCGGAACGCGACGTGCACGACGCTGGACGGCGCCCCGGTGACCGTGACGAACGCCGCGACGGGAACCGGGTTCTCGCTCGACGTGAACAAGCTCGACCAGATCACCTGCACGGTCTACAACCAGGCGCCCGAGACCTCGGCCGCGCTGATCGTCAACAAGTTCTGGACCATCAACGGCGGTGCGCGCATCGCCGAGACGAATCAGCCGAGCGGCCTCAGTGCCGCGCTCGCCGTGAACGGCGCGCCCACCGCGTGGGGCGCCGTGACCAGCGGCTTGGCCACCACGCAGAACCCCATCGTCGCGGAGACCCGTGACACCACACTGCCGAGGTGCGAGTTCACCGGCGCGACGCTCGGCAGACAGGGCGGCCCGACGGCGCCCTTCGACGGGTCGGAACCCGTGCCGCTCGTGGTCGGCAGCAACGTCTACGAGATCGTGAACAACTACGAGTGCACGTCACGGCTGACGCTGCACAAGGGCATCCGCAACGGCCCGGGTGATCCGGCCGGCTGGACCCTGCACGCGGTACTCGGACCCGAGGACCCTGAGAACCCGCTACCACCGAACCCGATCCCAGGGTTCAGCGGCTCGACCGGCGTCAGCGGTGAGGTGACCCCCGGGGTGGAGTACCTGCTGTCCGAATCGGGCGGGGACCCGAGGTACATCCCGAACGGCTATCAGAGCCAGGATGTCACCCCCGGAGCGATCGGGTCGTGGGACTGCGAGTTCGTCCACGCCGACGGGTCCACGACGCCCACGACCGACGGCTCCGATGGGGACGTCAGTATCGGCATCGGCCTGGACCTGGACTGCTCGCTCGACAATCTGACTGCGGCGTTGACGCTCAGCAAGATCGTGAACAATGACAACTTCGGCACGGTCGGTCCCGATGCCTTCACCCTGCGGGCGGTGCCGGTCGGACCCCTTCCGCTCCCGCCGGGTGTCGTTCCGATCGAGGTGACGGGCAGCGAGGCGGGCGCGCTCTCCTGGGTGCGGCCGGAGATCGAGTACGAGCTGCAGGAGACCGACGTCGCGGGCTACGAGAGCACCGCGATCGAATGCACCGACAACACGGGCCAGTTCGTTCCGCTCGTGCGCTTCGTCCCGGCGCGCCTGGCCAACATCCAGTGCCGGTTCACGAACGACGACCTCCCGGCGAACATCATCATCACGAAGGAGGCGGTCGGGTTTCCGGATGCTACGCCGCGGCCGTACACGTTCTCGGGCAACTGGTCAGGCGGCGGGAGCTTCACGATCCAGGCGCCGGGCGACGGCACCCTGACCGACGAGGTCTTCGA
Proteins encoded in this window:
- the tuf gene encoding elongation factor Tu, with product MAKAKFERTKPHVNIGTIGHVDHGKTTLTAAISKVLADKYPSATNVQRDFASIDSAPEERQRGITINISHVEYETPKRHYAHVDAPGHADYIKNMITGAAQMDGAILVVAATDGPMAQTREHVLLAKQVGVPYLLVALNKADMVDDEEILELVELEVRELLSSQGFPGDDAPVVRVSGLKALEGDEKWTQSVLDLMEAVDESIPDPVRDKDKPFLMPIEDVFTITGRGTVVTGRAERGTLKINSEVEIVGIRPTQKTTVTGIEMFHKQLDEAWAGENCGLLLRGTKREDVERGQVVVAPGSITPHTVFEGTAYILSKDEGGRHNPFYANYRPQFYFRTTDVTGVITLPEGTEMVMPGDTTDMTVELIQPIAMEEGLGYAIREGGRTVGAGTVTKIVK
- a CDS encoding beta strand repeat-containing protein, whose amino-acid sequence is MTAVGVLALALLVAPTTAASAADGTDHDGAPAATQALAEPGGAADPAEEPAPEASEEPAPEVSDAPVPEASDDPVPEESDDPVPEESDDPVPEASAPPVAFQPPIAAETAEPVAPAEPIAASAAPAAVVAAAIAPEALVGFDDAVLADSLAIAWYGETDPGTRVTFLTALAQAPAGSTIHIDNTPGTAFRFTTAAFARSQPVTIDAAQQTQLFFARLNFTGDALTFTPNIVLTPTANSQITVNVTSTSPPTITGLQVANDPVTPRTGGTAVNLNATVGATVAGLTTLGIATGANLATSSGANVTGASITGATNGIITTAANASPGAQVAGAVIEAATLGISLGATTGASIIGTTITGAVNGITLLNSSGATIADTTLTGVTNGVVTTATNAGQGAQVSGVVIEAATLGISLGATTGASISDVEITRLGDPTTNAGILGINVANASAVTIVGATVQGFRSAVLVAAANNAAPLVITGSEFDGFVTGISIGSTVDAVVTDVTVRGRTNAAGAITTIAVEISTNASPTGSATVTGLRAEGVRSGVVVPVANTSAGIRVEDSEVTIAPGTSGFGVNLGGASQPVVQDVTVTGPGTAPTNTGITTARSNGATIDRVVVDALTNGIFSTRVAGFPADRLAGPTITNATITDVVVGVYFGQTDGAVLRDSVITGSGDGVFGHENENVTVERVSYTSTGGSQTVCPSGQNSVVRFYYTNGLAVSEVAGAGASQGLYLDMTTRVVAEHLEFSGMTCWALAYAEGATGVVIRDAFVHDNLGGIANFTMNPTATPPDQRIVSSDILIEDSTFATTPVGIHLPLGAFDVTFRNNSVSGATSHVITAQPAHDVTVEGNRIDFTAPGADPAVPPATPQAAIFVTTTWFNLDTQSASSSGISVVDNVFTGDGPFVGVGSVSTVDLGTPLAPPNPSAERTLRDTVEVSGNAFPTDSTAIVTVANAEQGEDADATNELIDGVVAVDARDANDWGSECGPRETLTGYDGGGAYIHPVAATQVLYPQLCDGEPAIEVSGIPHCTPTGGYFDYRILLTGYIQAPAGPIALIWWSDETYLARDTTIDPADTEALLADGAFGVDDVAVPSDWAPGQEITGTVGIPMYFHDHLDVLPTVEARINPSDAFRFPQPDLASEPCAAPTNGGTVPGGTGVPGGAGVAGSTGVAATGVETGGATWLALAVLGAGTLLLSGHRRTSRRRTRPISRP
- the fusA gene encoding elongation factor G — translated: MAQDVLTDLSKVRNIGIMAHIDAGKTTTTERILFYTGVNHKLGETHDGASTTDWMEQEKERGITITSAAVTCFWNKNQINIIDTPGHVDFTVEVERSLRVLDGAVAVFDGKEGVEPQSETVWRQADKYNVPRICFVNKMDKLGADFYFTVDTIVSRLGAKPLVLQLPIGAENDFIGVVDLIEMRALVWPGDAKGDVTMGAKYEVQDIPADLVEKAQEYRQVLLETVAETDDALLEKYFGGEELTIAEIKGAIRKMVVNSEIYPVLCGSAFKNRGVQPMLDAVIDYLPSPLDVPAIEGRNPRNEDEIIERHPDANDPFAALAFKVAVHPFFGRLTYVRVYSGHLDSGAQIVNSTKGKKERIGKIFQMHANKENPVDSVTAGNIYAVIGLKDTTTGDTLCDPDNQVVLESMTFPEPVIEVAIEPKTKADQEKLGTAIQKLAEEDPTFRTELNPETGQTVIKGMGELHLDILVDRMKREFKVEANVGKPQVAYRETIKKTVERHDYTHKKQTGGSGQFAKIQFKLEPLEVEGDKNYEFVNAVTGGRVPREYIPSVDAGFQDAMQYGILAGYPMVGVKATLTDGAAHDVDSSEMAFKIAGSMGFKEAARKAGPVLLEPLMSVEVRTPEEYMGDVIGDLNSRRGQIQSMEDAAGVKVVRAHVPLSEMFGYIGDLRSKTSGRAVYSMEFESYAEVPKAVADEIVQKNKGE